A window of the Halotia branconii CENA392 genome harbors these coding sequences:
- a CDS encoding tyrosine-type recombinase/integrase → MGSQSTKQIDLVLSTPPPLTLHPGAVYLSSLTSGSRRTMQKALNVIARLLTSNECDALSLDWSKLRYQHTAAIRAVLMEKYAPTTANRMLCALRRVLKEAVRLRLMSAEDYQRAVDLKKVQGNSPLRGRLLETSEIAALLRDCKQDEDLIGVRDAALIAVLSGSGVRRSEVVALNVRDFNREDGSLKVRKGKGRKYRTVYLPVGAVAALEDWLKIRGNTPGALICPVKRGGHIHIRQMTDQAVMAILKKRATSAKVDAFSPHDFRRTFISRLLESGVDLLIVSQLAGHADPATTQKYDLRSEAAKRQAVQFLHIPYED, encoded by the coding sequence ATGGGTTCACAATCGACAAAACAAATTGATTTAGTGCTGTCCACGCCGCCGCCTTTGACACTTCACCCAGGGGCAGTCTATTTGTCTAGTTTAACTAGCGGAAGTAGGCGGACAATGCAGAAAGCACTGAATGTCATTGCCCGATTGCTGACTAGTAATGAATGCGATGCTTTGTCGTTGGATTGGTCAAAATTACGCTACCAGCATACAGCAGCAATTAGAGCAGTGTTGATGGAAAAGTACGCTCCTACTACTGCCAACCGAATGCTTTGTGCTTTGCGACGCGTTCTCAAGGAAGCTGTACGGTTGAGGTTGATGAGTGCCGAAGATTATCAACGTGCCGTAGACCTCAAGAAAGTGCAGGGTAATTCCCCTTTGCGGGGAAGGTTGTTGGAAACTTCGGAAATTGCGGCACTTTTACGCGATTGCAAGCAAGATGAAGATTTAATTGGGGTACGAGATGCAGCATTAATTGCTGTTCTCAGTGGTTCTGGGGTGCGTCGCTCTGAAGTCGTAGCCTTAAATGTAAGGGATTTCAACCGAGAAGATGGCTCTTTGAAAGTACGCAAGGGCAAAGGGAGAAAATATCGGACTGTATATTTGCCAGTAGGAGCAGTAGCAGCTTTAGAAGATTGGTTAAAAATTAGAGGTAATACCCCAGGAGCTTTGATTTGTCCAGTAAAGCGTGGCGGTCACATTCATATTCGGCAGATGACAGATCAGGCTGTCATGGCAATTTTGAAAAAACGTGCCACTAGTGCCAAGGTAGACGCTTTTAGCCCACACGACTTTCGGCGCACATTTATCAGTAGATTACTAGAATCTGGTGTTGATCTTTTAATTGTCAGTCAGCTAGCGGGACACGCCGACCCCGCTACAACCCAAAAATATGATTTGCGTTCTGAGGCTGCCAAGCGCCAAGCTGTTCAGTTTTTGCACATTCCTTATGAGGATTGA
- a CDS encoding relaxase/mobilization nuclease domain-containing protein, translating into MRMIIEESAISDFSVIEELASSQNRCLSSFLDINAPVSQIIESFQTLSQRRPKLRKLGIYTKISLKNLCVSLQESSCRQILNQYIRGIGWDDLQYISFFETASDCLYIHIIFNRVTPETKLIDLNCLGASWQQYEVLRKSCYQIIQNSLSNRIQESTSIRNSQFATRN; encoded by the coding sequence ATGCGAATGATAATTGAAGAATCTGCTATTAGTGATTTTAGTGTTATTGAAGAATTAGCATCGAGCCAAAACAGATGTCTATCCAGTTTTCTAGATATTAATGCTCCTGTTTCACAAATTATTGAGAGTTTTCAGACTCTTTCTCAAAGGCGACCAAAACTTAGAAAACTAGGAATTTATACCAAAATCAGTTTAAAAAATCTTTGTGTTTCCCTTCAAGAATCATCTTGCCGACAAATTTTAAATCAATATATTCGTGGTATCGGTTGGGATGATTTACAGTATATTAGCTTTTTTGAAACGGCATCTGATTGTCTCTATATACATATTATTTTTAATCGCGTTACTCCTGAGACTAAACTGATTGATTTAAATTGCCTGGGAGCTTCTTGGCAACAATATGAAGTCCTCCGTAAATCCTGCTACCAGATTATCCAAAATTCTTTGTCTAACAGAATACAGGAGTCAACTTCAATTCGCAATTCGCAATTCGCAACTCGCAATTAA
- a CDS encoding type IV secretory system conjugative DNA transfer family protein translates to MSKNQITSTSTQPFRFEQLKNPQNDIGKYTHHLFTPNGLAVVSMLAAYILMRVFFGDGSNKKKIATSYWGGAKETATAKKKALKQIKAPRCDGAALYIGKHKFQGTKKEKGAGTTFYIPDVQRGTAAIGTTGSGKTFSAINPAIYSAIDQGFPIVAYDFKYPSQAKIAAYAKSQGYDVHIFAPGFPESEVCNPLDFLRDSSDAETARQIATVINKNFRILSNSSEDGFFAPSGDQLTQAILMLTKEFGERADVMTSAAILGSEQMVQRLMAANLNPWIKIAFGQLFSSAASEKTVAGIVSTASIMFTRFMAKNTIGCFIGKTTLPLEIKGKQMIIFGLDRERRDAVSPLLTSILHMTIARNIAKKRSDPLIVALDELPSIYLPDLFKWLNESRSEGFCGILGWQNMGQLEKNYGKEVAKTILGACGTKFIFNPGENESAQLFSSFLGDEEIKYKHKSRSTGGGKTNTTTSDQEKTKKLLESAQFLKLPVGKCVFINPAYSNKNEGSVPLLKSIKIPKAILDIEEYNQQQWTKFVSLLARKSTQKFPTQHDLDIRIADINNRFPIPQNPKDAANNSLPLDISEVGSLFDADSSVFI, encoded by the coding sequence ATGAGTAAGAATCAAATAACTTCCACAAGCACCCAGCCATTTCGTTTTGAACAGCTAAAAAACCCTCAGAACGACATTGGCAAGTATACTCACCATTTGTTTACACCAAATGGATTAGCAGTTGTCAGTATGTTGGCTGCTTATATCCTAATGAGAGTATTTTTTGGTGACGGTTCTAATAAGAAAAAAATTGCTACTAGTTATTGGGGAGGTGCTAAAGAAACTGCTACAGCTAAGAAAAAAGCCCTCAAACAAATAAAAGCACCTCGATGTGATGGTGCTGCTCTTTATATTGGTAAGCATAAATTCCAGGGTACTAAGAAGGAAAAGGGGGCTGGCACTACTTTTTATATTCCTGATGTCCAGCGAGGGACGGCGGCGATTGGTACTACTGGGAGTGGTAAAACTTTCAGTGCTATTAACCCTGCGATTTACTCTGCCATCGACCAAGGGTTTCCGATAGTTGCCTATGACTTTAAATATCCGTCACAAGCTAAAATAGCTGCCTATGCTAAGAGCCAAGGCTATGATGTACATATTTTTGCGCCTGGATTTCCTGAATCTGAAGTATGCAATCCACTCGACTTTTTACGAGACAGTAGTGATGCTGAAACTGCCCGACAAATTGCTACTGTTATCAATAAAAACTTCCGCATTCTTAGTAATAGTAGCGAAGATGGTTTCTTTGCTCCATCTGGAGATCAGCTGACCCAAGCTATCTTGATGCTGACTAAAGAGTTTGGCGAACGCGCTGATGTGATGACGAGTGCCGCCATACTTGGGAGTGAACAGATGGTGCAAAGACTTATGGCAGCTAACCTCAACCCGTGGATAAAGATTGCCTTTGGTCAGTTGTTCAGTTCCGCTGCATCCGAGAAAACTGTTGCTGGTATCGTGTCCACAGCTAGCATCATGTTCACTCGGTTTATGGCCAAGAATACTATTGGTTGCTTCATAGGTAAGACTACATTGCCCTTAGAAATCAAAGGTAAGCAGATGATCATCTTTGGGCTAGACAGAGAACGCCGGGATGCTGTCAGCCCCCTGCTGACAAGTATTCTGCACATGACCATTGCTCGGAACATTGCTAAAAAACGTTCAGACCCGTTGATAGTAGCTCTAGATGAATTGCCTTCCATATACTTACCCGACTTATTCAAATGGCTCAACGAATCTCGAAGTGAGGGTTTCTGCGGTATCCTCGGCTGGCAGAACATGGGTCAATTAGAGAAGAATTATGGCAAAGAAGTAGCTAAAACTATTCTTGGTGCTTGCGGTACTAAGTTTATTTTCAATCCTGGTGAAAATGAGTCTGCACAATTATTTTCCAGCTTTTTAGGTGATGAAGAAATCAAATACAAGCACAAGAGTCGCTCTACAGGTGGAGGTAAAACCAACACTACTACTAGTGACCAAGAGAAGACTAAAAAACTACTAGAATCAGCCCAGTTTTTGAAACTACCAGTAGGAAAATGTGTATTTATCAACCCTGCTTATTCTAATAAAAATGAGGGTTCGGTTCCTTTACTGAAATCTATCAAAATTCCTAAGGCTATTTTAGACATTGAAGAATATAACCAGCAGCAATGGACCAAATTTGTCAGTCTTTTAGCTAGAAAAAGTACCCAGAAGTTCCCGACTCAGCATGATTTAGACATCAGAATCGCTGACATCAATAATCGTTTCCCTATTCCTCAAAATCCCAAAGACGCTGCAAATAATTCTTTACCTTTAGATATCTCGGAGGTGGGTTCGTTGTTTGATGCTGATTCAAGTGTTTTTATTTAA
- a CDS encoding TrbI/VirB10 family protein, translating into MKDTHIDSSSTVDDFLKIDDDLKDSAPILDQNQDETPSELEPEIQPVLTKHTIVTSPWSRLLIIAVPFGLTFLAIFWLLNGIFNPSSPSVKTAEQPKNESSTLEQVDQKDGEVYAKLALNQQQDELSKINKDKSEKPQTTVVKTEKVVEKSPPTPPPTQQPRPATTRNNYPPEPRRSYAATPTKVSARTAKPVDPTTEFNRLRSLGSYGKIAYADTSDTNINETAPDLSQSLDPSLTQTEQVEQSNNVEPTITEIPQESTPNSIEKIRPRWQPQTKANKSATLANNYLPGENQILQEKQTRYLTVGEFANGVLITPVVKQEVDTKNESQQTDDGRRFVAKLTEDLRDNYGDVAIPSGSLLAVEVVSVDGGSYANVQVTSIIKDKTEYPISKGAIAVQGSGGKPLIAKKFQDKGGEITQYDMTVGLVSALGKVGEVINQPDSEEEVEDEFTGRIRRRSSGNRRDLSGALLEGAFSRLSQIVGDRAQTSTEEILARPNVWYIPQETKVTFLVNRTLELP; encoded by the coding sequence ATGAAAGATACTCACATTGATAGCTCATCAACTGTAGATGACTTCCTAAAAATAGATGATGACTTAAAAGATTCAGCACCTATTTTAGACCAGAACCAAGATGAAACACCATCAGAATTAGAGCCAGAAATACAACCAGTCCTAACTAAACACACAATAGTAACTTCTCCGTGGTCAAGACTGTTAATAATCGCAGTTCCTTTCGGATTAACTTTCTTAGCTATATTTTGGTTACTCAATGGTATTTTTAATCCCTCAAGTCCATCTGTTAAAACTGCCGAACAGCCCAAGAATGAATCATCAACACTAGAACAAGTTGACCAAAAAGATGGTGAAGTTTACGCTAAATTAGCGCTGAATCAACAGCAAGATGAATTGAGCAAAATCAATAAAGATAAATCCGAAAAACCTCAAACAACTGTTGTGAAAACGGAAAAAGTAGTTGAAAAATCACCACCGACTCCACCACCGACGCAACAACCAAGACCCGCAACTACCAGAAATAATTATCCTCCAGAGCCAAGACGTAGTTATGCAGCTACTCCTACTAAAGTTTCAGCACGAACAGCTAAACCTGTTGATCCTACTACTGAGTTTAACCGTCTTCGTAGCCTTGGCTCTTATGGAAAGATAGCTTACGCCGATACCTCTGATACGAATATTAATGAAACTGCACCAGACCTTTCTCAATCACTAGATCCCTCACTTACGCAAACTGAACAAGTCGAACAGTCAAATAATGTTGAGCCTACGATTACCGAAATCCCACAAGAAAGTACACCAAACTCTATTGAAAAAATCCGCCCCCGGTGGCAGCCACAAACTAAAGCTAATAAATCCGCAACTTTAGCTAATAACTACTTACCAGGGGAAAATCAAATTCTTCAAGAGAAACAAACTCGTTATTTAACAGTAGGTGAGTTTGCTAATGGGGTTTTGATTACACCTGTAGTCAAACAAGAAGTTGATACCAAAAATGAAAGTCAACAAACTGATGACGGCAGACGTTTTGTAGCTAAACTTACGGAAGATTTGCGTGACAACTATGGTGATGTAGCGATTCCGTCTGGGAGTCTACTAGCTGTTGAAGTAGTGTCAGTAGATGGTGGTAGCTACGCAAACGTGCAAGTAACTAGCATTATCAAGGATAAAACTGAATATCCCATAAGTAAAGGTGCGATCGCGGTACAAGGGTCAGGTGGTAAACCATTGATTGCTAAGAAATTTCAGGACAAGGGCGGTGAAATTACTCAGTACGACATGACTGTTGGACTAGTATCAGCTTTAGGCAAAGTGGGAGAGGTCATAAATCAACCCGACAGTGAAGAAGAAGTAGAAGATGAATTTACAGGGAGGATTCGGCGGCGAAGTAGTGGCAATCGCCGCGATCTTAGTGGTGCGTTGCTTGAGGGTGCATTTAGCAGACTGTCACAAATTGTAGGCGATCGCGCTCAAACTTCTACAGAAGAAATCCTTGCTCGTCCCAACGTCTGGTATATCCCCCAAGAAACTAAGGTGACATTTTTGGTAAATCGCACCCTGGAGTTGCCATGA